A single genomic interval of Daucus carota subsp. sativus chromosome 1, DH1 v3.0, whole genome shotgun sequence harbors:
- the LOC135149910 gene encoding protein PHLOEM PROTEIN 2-LIKE A1-like: MAQVKRDDIVSLWTQGVQAVKDKSSCAAVITAKELSIVWGSDSRYWKWVFKTYPMISCEALEVAELIEVCWLEIDGKYSAINLIKGVNYGVYFVVELSDNLCMNGPVTLKLTCPNGTTEEHKEYLETMPKNTLVGLRVGEFCDTAACGCENTVKFSMNGCDGTTWKTGLTVIGAVIAPVIC; encoded by the exons ATGGCTCAAGTGAAGCGAGATGACATCGTGTCATTGTGGACTCAAGGTGTCCAGGCTGTGAAAGACAAGAGT TCCTGCGCTGCGGTTATCACTGCAAAGGAACTCTCAATCGTTTGGGGTTCAGACAGCCGCTACTGGAAATGGGTTTTTAAGACCTACCCAATGATCAG CTGCGAGGCTCTGGAGGTTGCTGAACTAATTGAAGTATGCTGGCTAGAAATCGACGGAAAGTACAGTGCCATCAACCTCATCAAGGGAGTGAATTACGGAGTGTATTTTGTTGTGGAGCTTAGCGACAATCTCTGCATGAACGGTCCAGTGACCCTTAAGCTGACTTGTCCCAACGGCACTACTGAAGAGCACAAGGAATATTTGGAGACCATGCCAAAGAATACTTTGGTGGGACTTAGGGTTGGTGAATTCTGCGACACAGCCGCCTGTGGCTGTGAGAATACTGTCAAGTTCTCGATGAATGGATGTGATGGAACCACCTGGAAGACTGGCCTTACTGTCATTGGTGCTGTCATTGCCCCAGTTATCTGCTAA
- the LOC108199724 gene encoding protein PHLOEM PROTEIN 2-LIKE A1-like has product MAQVQRDDIVSLWTQGVQAVKDKSSCAAIITAKELSIVWGSDSRYWKWVSKKYPISCKALEVAQLIKVCWLEIDGKYSAINLIKGVNYGVYFVVELSDNLCMNGPVTLKLTCPNGTTEEHKEYLETMPKNTLVGLRVGEFCNTAACGCENTVKFSMNGCDGTTWKTGLTVIGAVIAPVIC; this is encoded by the exons ATGGCTCAAGTGCAGCGTGATGACATCGTGTCGTTGTGGACTCAAGGTGTCCAGGCTGTGAAAGACAAGAGT TCCTGCGCTGCAATTATCACTGCAAAGGAACTCTCGATAGTCTGGGGTTCAGACAGCCGCTACTGGAAATGGGTTTCTAAGAAATACCCAATCAG TTGCAAGGCTCTGGAGGTTGCTCAACTAATTAAAGTATGCTGGCTAGAGATCGACGGAAAGTACAGTGCCATCAACCTCATCAAGGGAGTGAATTACGGAGTGTATTTTGTTGTGGAGCTTAGCGACAATCTCTGCATGAACGGTCCAGTGACCCTTAAGCTGACTTGTCCCAACGGCACTACTGAAGAGCACAAGGAATATTTGGAGACCATGCCAAAGAATACTTTGGTGGGACTTAGGGTTGGTGAATTCTGCAACACAGCCGCCTGTGGCTGTGAGAATACTGTCAAGTTCTCGATGAATGGATGTGATGGAACCACCTGGAAGACTGGCCTTACTGTCATTGGTGCTGTCATTGCCCCAGTTATCTGCTAA